In Lates calcarifer isolate ASB-BC8 linkage group LG21, TLL_Latcal_v3, whole genome shotgun sequence, a single window of DNA contains:
- the rtn2a gene encoding reticulon-2a isoform X2 yields MGQVLGFSHCQEYGSVASTPDSTPPCTDGGNEESEMYELQTAREWSDDDEGGDGDPDDDEGLASSPSIWGTPRQNSFELTFSYIAIAEAEAVGASRHLRDRRRGGSRGSRTPLIRTDTLETLLDSPDVDWDPQAFLSQEEEEEASERRERERVEARTTSVAGRREREQHGQTETITIQPSPQNLDPETQGRDAEIQREEIQSSTTESVPPPSLSAQQQSPTQILQAAAASSPSPEPESPVTRETISVKLLTSVRPRGPASSSPAAIGLNSQEQLVSDHWFSALSLSEDPTVCTHIAVMDLIYWKDTERTGMVLTGLVVGLLSLFQLSIITVVSTVSLAVMCFTISVRIYYQLLYILSWGDGQHPFKSYLDLDISFSGEQADLYMQKAIVMALSAVDTLKRLFFVGNLFESFKFLVLMYLVTYLGDLCNGLTLLIISVIALFSLPLFYRQRQEQVDSITAKFQAQIDNVKDIFQRLVQGGGPPPDPTPGGAKPKIQ; encoded by the exons ATGGGCCAGGTTTTAGGATTCTCCCACTGCC AGGAATATGGCTCTGTGGCATCCACTCCAGACTCAACACCTCCGTGCACCGATG GCGGAAACGAGGAGTCAGAGATGTACGAGCTGCAAACAGCCAGGGAGTGGTCTGACGACGACGAGGGCGGAGATGGAGATCCAGATGATGATGAGGGACTGGCCTCGTCCCCGTCCATCTGGGGCACACCACGCCAGAACTCCTTTGAGCTGACTTTCTCTTACATCGCCATCGCCGAGGCTGAGGCGGTGGGAGCCTCACGACATCTCCGCGACCGACGCAGGGGCGGCTCTCGGGGGAGTCGCACCCCTCTGATCCGCACGGACACCTTGGAAACACTGTTGGACTCCCCCGACGTGGACTGGGACCCTCAGGCCTTCCTCAgccaggaggaagaggaggaggcatcAGAAAGGAGAGAGCGGGAGAGGGTAGAGGCGAGGACGACGAGCGTGGCGGGACggagggaaagagagcagcATGGACAAACTGAGACTATTACAATTCAGCCCTCTCCCCAAAATCTGGACCCAGAAACTCAGGGGAGAGATGCAGAAATCCAAAGAGAGGAGATTCAAAGCAGTACGACTGAGTCTGTCCCACCTCCATCCCTGTCTGCACAGCAGCAGAGCCCAACACAGATACTTCAGG cagcagcagcctcctcaCCGAGCCCCGAGCCAGAGTCTCCCGTCACCAGGGAAACCATCTCAGTCAAGCTGCTCACATCTGTGCGACCCAGAGGCCCAGCCTCCTCATCGCCAGCTGCCATTGGTCTAAACTCTCAGGAACAGCTGGTCAGCGATCACTGGTTCTCGGCACTTAGCCTATCAGAGGACCCGACAGTATGCACCCACATAGCAG TGATGGATCTGATTTACTGGAAGGACACGGAGCGAACGGGCATGGTGCTAACGGGACTGGTGGTAGGCCTGCTGTCCCTGTTCCAGCTCAGCATCATCACTGTGGTCTCCACAGTCTCCCTAGCTGTCATGTGCTTCACCATCTCAGTGCGCATCTACTACCAACTCCTCTACATTCTCAGCTGGGGTGATGGACAGCACCCCTTCAA GTCATACTTGGACCTGGACATCAGTTTCAGTGGGGAGCAGGCTGACCTCTACATGCAGAAAGCCATCGTCATGGCTCTGTCTGCTGTCGACACTCTGAAGAGACTCTTTTTTGTTGGAAACCTTTTCGAGTCCTTCAAG TTCCTGGTTCTGATGTACCTCGTGACGTACCTGGGAGACCTGTGCAATGGCCTTACTCTGCTCATCATTA GTGTGattgctctcttttctctgccactTTTCTACAGACAGCGCCAG GAGCAAGTGGACAGCATCACTGCAAAATTCCAGGCCCAAATTGACAACGTCAAGGACAT
- the rtn2a gene encoding reticulon-2a isoform X1, with the protein MGQVLGFSHCQEYGSVASTPDSTPPCTDGGNEESEMYELQTAREWSDDDEGGDGDPDDDEGLASSPSIWGTPRQNSFELTFSYIAIAEAEAVGASRHLRDRRRGGSRGSRTPLIRTDTLETLLDSPDVDWDPQAFLSQEEEEEASERRERERVEARTTSVAGRREREQHGQTETITIQPSPQNLDPETQGRDAEIQREEIQSSTTESVPPPSLSAQQQSPTQILQAAAAASSPSPEPESPVTRETISVKLLTSVRPRGPASSSPAAIGLNSQEQLVSDHWFSALSLSEDPTVCTHIAVMDLIYWKDTERTGMVLTGLVVGLLSLFQLSIITVVSTVSLAVMCFTISVRIYYQLLYILSWGDGQHPFKSYLDLDISFSGEQADLYMQKAIVMALSAVDTLKRLFFVGNLFESFKFLVLMYLVTYLGDLCNGLTLLIISVIALFSLPLFYRQRQEQVDSITAKFQAQIDNVKDIFQRLVQGGGPPPDPTPGGAKPKIQ; encoded by the exons ATGGGCCAGGTTTTAGGATTCTCCCACTGCC AGGAATATGGCTCTGTGGCATCCACTCCAGACTCAACACCTCCGTGCACCGATG GCGGAAACGAGGAGTCAGAGATGTACGAGCTGCAAACAGCCAGGGAGTGGTCTGACGACGACGAGGGCGGAGATGGAGATCCAGATGATGATGAGGGACTGGCCTCGTCCCCGTCCATCTGGGGCACACCACGCCAGAACTCCTTTGAGCTGACTTTCTCTTACATCGCCATCGCCGAGGCTGAGGCGGTGGGAGCCTCACGACATCTCCGCGACCGACGCAGGGGCGGCTCTCGGGGGAGTCGCACCCCTCTGATCCGCACGGACACCTTGGAAACACTGTTGGACTCCCCCGACGTGGACTGGGACCCTCAGGCCTTCCTCAgccaggaggaagaggaggaggcatcAGAAAGGAGAGAGCGGGAGAGGGTAGAGGCGAGGACGACGAGCGTGGCGGGACggagggaaagagagcagcATGGACAAACTGAGACTATTACAATTCAGCCCTCTCCCCAAAATCTGGACCCAGAAACTCAGGGGAGAGATGCAGAAATCCAAAGAGAGGAGATTCAAAGCAGTACGACTGAGTCTGTCCCACCTCCATCCCTGTCTGCACAGCAGCAGAGCCCAACACAGATACTTCAGG cagcagcagcagcctcctcaCCGAGCCCCGAGCCAGAGTCTCCCGTCACCAGGGAAACCATCTCAGTCAAGCTGCTCACATCTGTGCGACCCAGAGGCCCAGCCTCCTCATCGCCAGCTGCCATTGGTCTAAACTCTCAGGAACAGCTGGTCAGCGATCACTGGTTCTCGGCACTTAGCCTATCAGAGGACCCGACAGTATGCACCCACATAGCAG TGATGGATCTGATTTACTGGAAGGACACGGAGCGAACGGGCATGGTGCTAACGGGACTGGTGGTAGGCCTGCTGTCCCTGTTCCAGCTCAGCATCATCACTGTGGTCTCCACAGTCTCCCTAGCTGTCATGTGCTTCACCATCTCAGTGCGCATCTACTACCAACTCCTCTACATTCTCAGCTGGGGTGATGGACAGCACCCCTTCAA GTCATACTTGGACCTGGACATCAGTTTCAGTGGGGAGCAGGCTGACCTCTACATGCAGAAAGCCATCGTCATGGCTCTGTCTGCTGTCGACACTCTGAAGAGACTCTTTTTTGTTGGAAACCTTTTCGAGTCCTTCAAG TTCCTGGTTCTGATGTACCTCGTGACGTACCTGGGAGACCTGTGCAATGGCCTTACTCTGCTCATCATTA GTGTGattgctctcttttctctgccactTTTCTACAGACAGCGCCAG GAGCAAGTGGACAGCATCACTGCAAAATTCCAGGCCCAAATTGACAACGTCAAGGACAT